The Chryseobacterium wanjuense genome includes a window with the following:
- a CDS encoding MBL fold metallo-hydrolase, with translation MKVEQIYTSCLAHGAYYITSKGEAAIIDPLRETVSYLERLKNDGVKLKYIFETHFHADFVSGHLDLANETSASIVYGPTARPDFAAHVAEDNEIFKLGDVTIKVIHTPGHTMESSCFLLIDEEGKETALFSGDTLFLGDVGRPDLAQKAAHMTKEELAGVLYKSIYHKILPLADEIIVYPGHGEGSLCGKKMMKETSDTLGNQKKVNYALNQLNEESFISAVLDGLSPPPGYFEMNAVMNRAGYESFENVFSRGMSPLSAEEFEAKANNENVIILDTRDGGEFSKGFIENSINIGLKGSFAPWVGAMIQNVKQPILLVADTEKHEEAITRLSRIGFDNVIGYLEGGFETWKKAGKKICRIHRISAEEFVTKMNDGVLAIDVRKESEYSEYSFKGTYNKPLADINQWIGEINNQNHFYLYCQGGYRSMIAASLLYRRGYTNFTEVEGGYAAINQIMSK, from the coding sequence ATGAAAGTAGAACAAATTTATACAAGTTGTCTGGCTCATGGGGCCTATTATATCACTTCGAAAGGAGAGGCTGCTATTATTGATCCGTTGCGTGAAACAGTTTCCTATCTGGAAAGATTGAAAAATGACGGAGTAAAACTCAAATATATTTTTGAAACGCATTTTCATGCTGATTTTGTAAGCGGACATCTGGATCTGGCTAATGAAACTTCAGCATCTATCGTGTACGGGCCAACTGCTAGACCCGATTTTGCAGCCCACGTGGCAGAAGATAATGAGATTTTTAAATTAGGGGATGTCACCATAAAAGTGATTCATACGCCCGGACATACTATGGAAAGCTCCTGTTTTCTGCTCATTGATGAAGAAGGTAAGGAAACCGCTTTATTCAGTGGTGATACCCTGTTTCTGGGAGATGTTGGAAGACCCGATTTGGCTCAGAAAGCAGCCCATATGACTAAGGAAGAATTGGCTGGAGTTCTCTATAAAAGTATATATCATAAAATTTTACCACTTGCAGATGAGATTATTGTTTATCCCGGTCATGGAGAGGGCTCGCTATGTGGGAAAAAAATGATGAAAGAAACTTCGGATACTTTGGGTAACCAGAAAAAGGTAAATTACGCCCTCAATCAGCTAAACGAGGAATCATTTATTTCGGCAGTACTTGATGGTCTTTCTCCTCCGCCAGGCTATTTTGAAATGAATGCGGTTATGAATCGAGCGGGGTATGAAAGTTTTGAGAATGTTTTTAGCCGTGGAATGTCACCCCTTTCGGCAGAGGAATTTGAAGCTAAAGCGAATAATGAAAATGTAATCATTCTGGATACAAGGGATGGAGGCGAATTCTCTAAAGGTTTTATAGAGAACTCGATAAATATTGGACTGAAAGGAAGCTTTGCGCCCTGGGTGGGAGCAATGATACAAAATGTAAAACAACCGATTCTACTGGTTGCTGATACCGAAAAACACGAAGAAGCCATCACCCGCCTGAGTAGAATAGGGTTTGATAACGTAATAGGATATCTGGAAGGCGGATTTGAAACCTGGAAAAAAGCAGGGAAAAAGATATGTCGCATTCATCGTATCTCTGCAGAGGAATTTGTTACTAAAATGAATGATGGTGTCCTGGCCATTGATGTGAGAAAAGAAAGTGAATACTCAGAATATTCTTTTAAAGGAACATATAATAAGCCTTTAGCGGATATAAACCAATGGATCGGGGAAATCAATAATCAAAACCATTTTTATTTATATTGTCAGGGAGGTTATAGAAGTATGATAGCAGCAAGCCTGTTATATAGAAGAGGGTACACGAACTTTACGGAGGTAGAAGGCGGGTATGCAGCCATTAATCAGATTATGTCTAAGTAA
- a CDS encoding rhodanese-like domain-containing protein has product MSLSEVLKSGNYELIDVREPMELEMDGNIEGAKNIPLGEVENRQDEILSIEKPVVIFCRSGNRSGKALEYLNSQGLKDGYNGGGWAELKATIEANQGTF; this is encoded by the coding sequence ATGTCTTTATCAGAAGTTTTAAAATCAGGAAACTATGAATTAATCGACGTTCGCGAGCCAATGGAGCTTGAAATGGACGGAAATATAGAAGGTGCGAAAAATATTCCATTGGGTGAAGTAGAGAACAGACAAGATGAGATTCTTTCTATCGAAAAACCTGTTGTGATCTTCTGCAGAAGCGGAAACAGAAGCGGAAAAGCACTGGAATATCTTAATTCTCAAGGTTTGAAGGACGGCTACAATGGCGGAGGCTGGGCTGAACTGAAAGCTACGATCGAAGCAAATCAAGGAACTTTTTAA
- a CDS encoding alpha/beta fold hydrolase, with protein sequence MEGRIIDVNGKKLYIEYSNSFKNKPTIVFLHDSLGCTQLWRDFPEKLSEATQCNILVYDRLGYGKSSPMPTYERDNDYMETEADLLNDLLDELEIKEMILFGHSDGGTIALISASKYPEKTKAVICEAGHIFVEDVTVKGVSDAFEAYKTTSLPERLQKYHGDKVDMMVKAWTEIWLSDRFRSWNIESMLKNSKAPLLFIQGENDEYGTLNQVEKTISQVSGSAEKFIIPNVGHTPHKEVPEVVLGKSAEFINRIVNSQ encoded by the coding sequence ATGGAAGGAAGGATTATCGATGTAAATGGTAAAAAACTTTATATAGAATACTCGAATTCATTTAAAAATAAACCAACAATTGTCTTTTTACATGATTCTCTGGGTTGCACACAGCTTTGGAGGGATTTTCCTGAAAAATTAAGTGAAGCAACCCAATGCAATATACTGGTTTATGATCGCTTGGGTTATGGGAAATCTTCCCCGATGCCTACTTACGAAAGAGACAATGATTATATGGAAACGGAAGCCGACCTGCTGAATGATTTGCTCGATGAATTAGAGATAAAAGAAATGATTCTTTTCGGTCACAGCGATGGCGGAACCATTGCTTTGATTTCGGCTTCTAAGTACCCGGAAAAGACAAAAGCTGTCATTTGTGAAGCTGGGCATATCTTTGTGGAAGACGTGACGGTAAAAGGTGTTTCTGATGCTTTTGAAGCCTATAAAACAACGAGTCTTCCGGAACGTTTGCAAAAATATCACGGAGATAAGGTGGATATGATGGTAAAAGCATGGACCGAAATCTGGCTCAGCGACCGTTTCCGAAGCTGGAATATTGAATCTATGTTAAAAAATAGTAAAGCTCCACTCTTATTTATTCAAGGAGAAAATGATGAATACGGCACTTTGAATCAGGTTGAAAAAACAATTTCACAGGTCAGCGGAAGTGCGGAAAAGTTTATCATTCCAAACGTGGGACATACGCCACACAAGGAAGTCCCGGAAGTTGTTTTGGGAAAATCAGCTGAGTTTATCAACAGAATAGTAAATAGTCAATAA
- a CDS encoding SRPBCC family protein gives MKHQFYREQQLNCDIQTAWKFFSSANNLSEITPKDMNFIVLTHFDNDEIYEGMTIDYYVSPLFGIKMKWQTEIIQVDFQKSFTDFQKKGPYKLWHHHHEFIENENGVLMKDTVDYELPFGFLGEIAHSVLVKKKLENIFNYRYKVLEERFNKK, from the coding sequence ATGAAACATCAGTTTTATCGCGAGCAACAGTTAAACTGCGACATACAAACTGCATGGAAGTTTTTTTCTTCCGCAAACAATCTTTCCGAAATCACTCCGAAAGACATGAACTTCATTGTTTTAACGCATTTTGACAACGACGAAATTTATGAAGGAATGACCATCGATTATTATGTTTCACCTTTGTTCGGAATTAAAATGAAATGGCAGACGGAAATTATCCAGGTAGATTTTCAGAAAAGCTTTACCGATTTTCAAAAGAAAGGGCCGTATAAACTTTGGCATCATCATCATGAGTTTATTGAAAATGAAAATGGTGTTTTAATGAAAGATACGGTGGATTACGAATTGCCTTTCGGGTTTCTGGGTGAAATTGCCCATTCTGTTTTAGTAAAGAAAAAGCTGGAAAATATTTTCAACTACCGGTATAAAGTTCTTGAAGAAAGGTTTAATAAAAAATAA
- a CDS encoding DUF6759 domain-containing protein: MKSIIQIILLVFFSFLYGQKSLKNILKSNNIIEIETFLKAAHPDDPRRNILKKKLIDLKNSSWTKPGIGPSMAARPIVNNAEFYVDEEKEEFDLLISETSNQHKEKTVQLLNALFATDLEGESATFLIQNRTKCNIILRIQPKTDDKIVYNLAVKGQAENFITLKKGQYLIKGKICGQLYSSEKELSKSLLIELK; this comes from the coding sequence ATGAAATCAATTATCCAGATTATACTGTTAGTATTTTTCAGCTTTCTTTATGGTCAAAAGAGTCTTAAAAACATATTAAAAAGCAATAATATCATTGAAATAGAGACTTTTCTAAAAGCAGCACATCCTGATGATCCGAGGAGGAATATTTTGAAAAAAAAACTTATAGATCTTAAAAATTCATCATGGACAAAACCGGGAATTGGTCCGTCAATGGCGGCCCGGCCGATTGTAAATAATGCAGAATTTTATGTGGATGAAGAAAAAGAAGAGTTTGACCTTCTGATTTCGGAGACTTCCAATCAGCATAAAGAAAAGACCGTCCAGTTACTAAACGCATTATTTGCCACCGATCTAGAAGGAGAATCAGCAACCTTTCTGATACAAAACAGAACAAAATGTAACATCATCTTACGAATACAGCCGAAAACAGATGATAAGATAGTATATAACCTAGCAGTGAAAGGGCAAGCAGAGAATTTCATTACTTTAAAGAAAGGACAATACTTAATCAAAGGAAAAATATGCGGTCAATTATACAGCAGTGAAAAAGAACTCAGTAAAAGCCTTCTTATAGAATTAAAATAA
- a CDS encoding murein L,D-transpeptidase catalytic domain-containing protein produces the protein MFSCKSEKNDTIKTEYNHEVVKIEKKPEINVNKAKSKAGEALKFCLSKGFNTDFCILIDMSVHSGVKRLLIWDFKNNSVSKKYLVGHGCGANPWSSDGSKNDPEFSNEDGSHLSSLGKYKLEGRGYSDWGINVKYLMHGLEKTNSNALKRFIVFHSWNLMSDDDVFPEGSPEGWGCPTISNNAMREIDPMLQNSKKPVLMWIYD, from the coding sequence TTGTTTTCATGTAAATCGGAAAAGAATGATACCATCAAAACAGAGTATAATCATGAAGTTGTAAAGATTGAAAAGAAACCTGAAATTAATGTCAACAAAGCAAAATCTAAGGCCGGAGAAGCTTTAAAATTCTGCCTGTCAAAAGGTTTTAATACAGATTTTTGCATTCTGATTGATATGAGTGTTCATTCGGGAGTAAAGAGATTGCTGATCTGGGATTTTAAAAATAATTCTGTTTCAAAGAAATATCTGGTTGGTCACGGCTGCGGAGCAAATCCCTGGAGCAGCGATGGATCCAAAAACGATCCTGAATTCAGCAATGAAGACGGAAGTCATCTTTCATCTTTGGGCAAGTACAAACTTGAGGGCAGAGGATACAGCGATTGGGGAATTAATGTAAAATATTTAATGCACGGTCTTGAAAAAACCAATAGCAATGCATTGAAAAGATTCATCGTTTTTCATTCCTGGAATTTAATGAGTGATGATGATGTTTTCCCTGAAGGTTCTCCCGAGGGCTGGGGTTGTCCCACGATTTCCAATAATGCCATGAGGGAAATTGATCCAATGCTTCAGAATTCTAAAAAACCTGTTTTGATGTGGATTTATGATTAA
- a CDS encoding succinate dehydrogenase cytochrome b subunit, translated as MAAQILNSSIIRKVAMGLSGIFLISFLMLHVSLNFTSVISGDLFNQISHFMGYNWLVQYIGQPILIFGLVFHFVMGFILEIQNRKARPVGYARNASSANSSWSSRNMIISGAVILSYFCLHWYDFWFQELNYKFIEMNVPNETRYYEELVHKFQSPVRTFLYCCAFVLLGFHLWHGFYSSMQSVGFNNRYARALAQFGRYFAIVVPSCFIFIALFHHFAH; from the coding sequence ATGGCAGCTCAAATTCTAAATTCATCGATCATAAGAAAGGTTGCAATGGGACTTTCCGGCATTTTTCTCATCAGTTTTCTCATGCTTCATGTTTCACTGAATTTTACTTCGGTGATCAGCGGAGATCTTTTTAACCAGATTTCTCATTTTATGGGGTACAATTGGCTGGTACAATATATCGGTCAGCCGATACTTATTTTCGGGTTGGTTTTTCATTTTGTGATGGGATTTATCCTGGAAATTCAAAACCGTAAGGCAAGACCTGTTGGCTACGCCCGCAATGCCAGTTCCGCCAACAGCTCATGGAGCTCGAGGAATATGATTATTTCCGGTGCCGTGATTCTTTCTTACTTCTGCCTACACTGGTATGATTTCTGGTTTCAGGAACTGAATTACAAATTTATTGAAATGAATGTTCCGAACGAAACACGCTATTATGAAGAGCTGGTGCACAAATTTCAAAGCCCGGTTCGTACGTTTTTGTATTGCTGTGCTTTTGTATTGTTGGGATTTCATTTGTGGCACGGTTTCTACTCATCGATGCAGTCGGTGGGCTTTAATAACCGGTATGCGAGAGCCTTAGCACAATTCGGGAGATATTTTGCGATTGTGGTTCCTTCATGTTTTATTTTTATTGCTTTGTTTCATCATTTTGCACATTAA
- a CDS encoding HD domain-containing protein has product MELKEIFSQNCLLFTKDQHLIENLWSEIEQKYSEKSRYYHNLEHLENMFSELDAVKDRLENYSFISFSVFYHDVIYDASSKSNEEKSAEFAKIRLEKLHVDSESVKKISEQIIATKTHQKSEDNDTNYLLDADLSILGKDLKTYMDYTKKIRKEYAIYPDIFYKPGRKNVLQYFLKLKNIFKTEYFHEKYEVRARANILFEIESL; this is encoded by the coding sequence ATGGAATTAAAAGAAATATTTTCACAAAACTGTTTATTATTCACTAAAGATCAACATCTTATTGAAAATTTATGGTCTGAAATCGAACAAAAATATTCTGAAAAAAGCAGATATTATCACAACCTTGAGCATCTGGAAAATATGTTTTCTGAGCTTGATGCCGTGAAAGACAGACTTGAAAATTATTCTTTTATTTCGTTTTCTGTCTTTTATCATGATGTGATTTATGATGCGAGTTCAAAATCCAATGAAGAGAAAAGTGCCGAGTTTGCGAAAATCCGACTTGAAAAATTACATGTAGATTCTGAATCCGTTAAAAAAATTTCAGAACAGATCATTGCTACAAAAACCCATCAGAAATCTGAGGATAATGATACCAACTATCTTCTGGATGCCGACCTTTCTATCCTAGGGAAAGATTTGAAAACTTATATGGATTATACGAAGAAAATCAGAAAAGAATATGCTATTTATCCCGACATATTTTATAAACCGGGAAGAAAGAACGTTTTACAGTATTTTCTTAAATTGAAAAATATTTTTAAAACTGAATACTTTCACGAAAAATATGAAGTCCGGGCAAGAGCGAATATTTTGTTTGAGATTGAGAGTTTGTAA
- a CDS encoding helix-turn-helix domain-containing protein produces the protein MMTNITEQKLSAKLEEFERSTLYLKNNFSIAYLAVYCGVNSKYLSHLIKKHKNKDFNNYINELRINYIIDKLRKCSHHRNYKIATLAEEAGFSSPNKFSAVFKKHTSFSPSFFIKCLEKKLPEYII, from the coding sequence ATGATGACCAATATTACAGAACAAAAGCTGAGTGCTAAGCTGGAAGAATTTGAAAGATCCACCCTTTATCTTAAAAATAACTTTTCTATAGCTTATTTAGCCGTATACTGTGGAGTAAACAGCAAATATCTTTCTCATTTGATAAAGAAACACAAGAACAAAGATTTTAACAACTACATTAATGAACTGAGAATAAACTACATCATAGATAAACTTCGGAAATGTTCACATCATAGAAATTATAAAATAGCAACTTTGGCTGAAGAAGCAGGTTTTTCCTCCCCAAATAAATTTTCCGCGGTTTTTAAAAAACACACTTCATTTTCACCTTCTTTTTTTATAAAATGCCTGGAGAAAAAACTTCCTGAATATATAATTTAG
- a CDS encoding NAD(P)H-dependent flavin oxidoreductase: MGNFIDFNTAKKLQEMQSQQNRITELFSIKYPVIQAGMIWHSGWRLASAVSNCGGLGLIGAGSMYPDILRENIQKCKQATDKPFGVNVPMLYPNLDEVIQIILEEGVKIVFTSAGNPKTYTETLQKEGLKVAHVVSSTKFAMKCEDAGVDAVVAEGFEAGGHNGRDETTTFCLIPNVKKHISKPLIAAGGIALGSQMKAAMILGADGVQIGSRFAATVEASAHDNWKKKITELQEGDTHLTLKELAPVRMVKNKFFNELEEIYNIGRNKESLIASLGRARAKRGMFEGDMEEGELEIGQVSALIDEVLPVETVFRNLLQEFEDAKMPVF, from the coding sequence ATGGGTAATTTTATAGATTTTAATACAGCAAAGAAGCTTCAGGAAATGCAGTCACAGCAAAATAGAATCACAGAACTTTTCTCAATTAAATATCCGGTCATCCAGGCAGGAATGATCTGGCATTCCGGATGGAGGCTGGCTTCGGCGGTTTCCAATTGCGGAGGATTAGGGTTGATCGGTGCTGGAAGCATGTATCCTGATATTTTAAGGGAAAATATTCAAAAATGTAAACAGGCGACGGACAAACCTTTTGGGGTGAATGTTCCTATGCTTTACCCGAATCTGGATGAAGTTATTCAGATCATTTTGGAGGAAGGGGTGAAAATTGTTTTCACATCTGCCGGAAACCCGAAAACTTATACAGAAACTTTACAAAAAGAAGGATTGAAGGTGGCGCACGTGGTTTCATCTACAAAATTTGCCATGAAGTGTGAAGACGCGGGTGTCGATGCCGTAGTTGCAGAAGGTTTCGAAGCAGGAGGCCACAACGGGAGGGATGAAACGACCACTTTCTGCCTGATTCCCAATGTAAAAAAACATATCTCAAAACCTTTGATTGCAGCCGGCGGAATTGCCTTAGGATCCCAGATGAAAGCAGCCATGATTCTCGGCGCAGACGGAGTTCAGATCGGATCCCGTTTTGCCGCTACCGTTGAAGCCAGTGCTCATGACAACTGGAAAAAGAAAATTACAGAACTTCAGGAGGGTGATACTCATTTGACATTGAAGGAATTAGCTCCGGTAAGAATGGTTAAAAATAAGTTCTTTAATGAGCTGGAAGAGATTTATAATATCGGTAGAAATAAAGAATCACTGATCGCATCTTTAGGAAGAGCAAGGGCAAAACGCGGAATGTTTGAAGGCGATATGGAAGAAGGTGAACTGGAAATCGGCCAGGTTTCAGCTTTGATTGATGAAGTGCTTCCTGTGGAAACGGTTTTCAGAAATTTATTACAGGAATTTGAAGACGCCAAAATGCCTGTTTTTTAA
- a CDS encoding NAD(P)-binding domain-containing protein: MLKVGIIGCGWLGSRIAKHLQPEYEISATTRTQEKAEQLQEVGIQPFLVDFPDSKKISEYFQPTLLSQNPEVIIITVPFSKKMTTESLHNRFENISLYIEGFKGQLFLMSSVGIYPQEPIEISENTLPDEQLNPSMLNVEKLVKEKFSQVNILRLGGLMGDNRVFSNYNILSPEQIVNHVHYHDICRIIETMMKQNISSKTYNVVAPWHPMKQEVINYQKGLSVPIDFLPEGRKIISKSLEKDLGFSYVYPDPKKFTEGV; the protein is encoded by the coding sequence ATGTTAAAAGTCGGAATTATCGGATGTGGATGGTTGGGATCCCGTATTGCAAAACACTTGCAGCCGGAGTACGAAATCTCTGCTACGACAAGAACCCAGGAAAAAGCTGAACAGCTTCAGGAAGTTGGTATTCAGCCTTTTTTGGTGGATTTTCCCGATAGTAAAAAGATAAGTGAATATTTTCAACCCACTTTATTAAGCCAAAATCCGGAGGTAATCATCATCACGGTGCCCTTTTCAAAGAAAATGACGACAGAATCACTGCACAACCGTTTTGAAAATATAAGCTTGTATATTGAAGGTTTTAAAGGTCAGCTATTTTTAATGAGTTCAGTAGGGATTTATCCTCAAGAGCCGATAGAGATTTCGGAAAACACTTTACCAGACGAACAACTGAATCCAAGTATGTTGAATGTCGAAAAATTAGTGAAAGAAAAATTTTCTCAGGTTAATATTTTGAGATTAGGCGGTTTGATGGGAGATAACCGGGTATTTAGTAATTATAACATTTTATCACCTGAACAGATCGTTAATCATGTGCATTATCACGACATTTGTCGGATCATAGAAACGATGATGAAACAAAATATTTCTTCAAAAACTTACAATGTTGTCGCGCCGTGGCATCCGATGAAACAGGAAGTTATTAATTATCAGAAAGGATTATCTGTTCCGATCGATTTTCTTCCGGAAGGCAGAAAAATTATCTCAAAATCGTTAGAGAAAGATCTTGGTTTCTCCTATGTTTACCCTGATCCGAAAAAATTTACGGAGGGTGTTTAA
- a CDS encoding outer membrane beta-barrel protein — translation MKKIVLMSALAIAGSFSAQEKNPGLKGTWFATAQMGYQSTKDGTENGKSSSTTILPVVGYFIAPSTALGVAVGNIGVKSENQLGSDVTLKTNLLVIEPLARKYWNIHGGLFFFGQLAVPMITGKTKVTVNGESVADSDIKISQFGLALSGGLDYVMTKHFTVEFSYNLANLSFTTIKNYPGTTKDIKTTDFALAHVATVTPQYNAAIFGPSGTAIAPLSFGFKFLF, via the coding sequence ATGAAAAAAATCGTATTGATGAGTGCACTTGCTATTGCAGGATCATTCAGTGCACAGGAAAAAAACCCAGGATTAAAAGGTACTTGGTTTGCAACTGCCCAGATGGGATATCAAAGTACAAAAGATGGGACTGAAAACGGAAAATCATCCAGTACAACAATTTTACCTGTTGTTGGATATTTCATCGCTCCATCCACAGCTCTTGGAGTCGCTGTAGGAAATATCGGAGTTAAATCAGAAAATCAGCTCGGATCTGATGTAACCCTGAAAACCAACCTGCTTGTTATAGAGCCACTAGCAAGGAAATACTGGAATATTCATGGAGGCTTATTCTTTTTTGGGCAGCTAGCAGTTCCCATGATTACTGGAAAGACAAAAGTTACCGTTAATGGAGAATCTGTAGCTGACAGTGATATCAAGATCAGCCAATTCGGGCTGGCTCTGTCCGGAGGTCTGGATTATGTAATGACAAAACACTTCACCGTAGAATTTTCCTACAACCTGGCAAATCTATCCTTCACCACAATTAAAAATTATCCCGGTACAACAAAGGATATTAAAACCACAGATTTTGCATTGGCGCATGTTGCTACAGTTACACCTCAATACAATGCCGCCATATTTGGTCCATCGGGCACTGCCATTGCTCCATTATCGTTTGGATTCAAATTCTTATTCTAG
- the queG gene encoding tRNA epoxyqueuosine(34) reductase QueG, which translates to MNSNAEKYSQLIKSKAKSFGFQSCGISKADFLEDDARHLETWLKNNFHGEMKYMENHFDKRLDPRLLVEGSKSVISLSYNYFPKEKISALENFKISKYAYAEDYHEVIKEILREMIAELQEEIGAFGFRVFVDSAPVMERSWAKKSGIGWVGKNANLITKQNGSFYFLAEIICDLELIPDHETTDHCGTCRKCIDACPTDAIVSDKIIDGSKCISYATIELKNEIPDYFKDKMDDWMFGCDVCQDVCPWNRFSVPNLQSRFAPNEALKNFKKGEWKELTQELFSEIFRKSPVKRTKFAGLKRNIEFLGGSSDKN; encoded by the coding sequence ATGAATTCAAACGCTGAAAAATATTCTCAATTAATAAAGTCCAAAGCAAAAAGTTTTGGGTTCCAAAGTTGTGGTATCTCCAAAGCAGATTTTTTGGAAGATGATGCTCGACATTTGGAAACCTGGCTGAAGAATAATTTTCATGGTGAAATGAAATACATGGAAAATCATTTTGATAAAAGACTCGATCCAAGATTGTTGGTAGAAGGTTCAAAATCGGTGATTTCGCTTTCTTATAATTATTTCCCGAAAGAAAAAATTTCAGCATTAGAGAATTTTAAGATTTCAAAATATGCTTATGCAGAAGATTATCATGAAGTGATTAAAGAAATTCTCCGCGAAATGATTGCCGAGCTTCAGGAAGAAATCGGAGCTTTCGGATTTCGTGTTTTTGTAGATTCTGCGCCGGTGATGGAACGAAGCTGGGCCAAAAAATCCGGAATCGGGTGGGTTGGAAAAAATGCTAATTTAATTACAAAACAAAACGGTTCATTTTATTTTCTGGCGGAAATCATCTGCGATTTGGAGCTTATTCCAGACCATGAAACGACCGACCATTGCGGAACCTGTAGAAAATGTATCGACGCTTGTCCCACCGACGCGATTGTTTCAGATAAAATCATCGACGGAAGCAAATGTATTTCTTATGCAACGATTGAATTAAAAAACGAAATTCCCGATTATTTCAAAGATAAAATGGACGACTGGATGTTTGGGTGCGATGTCTGTCAGGATGTTTGCCCGTGGAATCGGTTTTCAGTGCCTAATCTTCAAAGCAGATTTGCACCGAATGAAGCGCTTAAAAATTTCAAAAAAGGAGAATGGAAGGAACTTACCCAGGAATTGTTCTCGGAAATTTTCAGAAAATCGCCCGTAAAGAGAACCAAATTTGCCGGATTAAAGCGTAATATTGAATTTTTGGGAGGGTCTTCGGATAAGAATTAG
- a CDS encoding helix-turn-helix domain-containing protein: MMTNITKQKLVAKLDEFEKSGLYLRTNFSLSYLTMYCETNSKYISYLIKTYKGKDFNNYINELRVQYILEKLRTCPHYKNYKMSTLASEAGFSSPNKFSMIFKKHTSYSPSIFIKCMDK, encoded by the coding sequence ATGATGACCAATATTACAAAACAAAAGCTGGTTGCTAAGCTTGACGAATTTGAAAAATCCGGCCTTTATCTTAGAACTAACTTTTCTCTTTCTTATCTTACTATGTATTGTGAAACAAACAGCAAATATATTTCTTATTTGATTAAAACCTATAAGGGCAAGGATTTTAATAATTACATCAATGAACTCAGAGTGCAGTATATTCTAGAAAAACTTCGTACATGCCCACATTATAAAAATTATAAAATGTCTACCCTGGCTTCGGAGGCAGGTTTTTCATCACCCAATAAATTTTCTATGATTTTTAAAAAGCATACTTCATATTCACCTTCTATTTTTATAAAGTGCATGGATAAGTAA
- a CDS encoding TIGR02117 family protein, with product MTAKKMLFLILKVLGIVVGIVILYAALGYLLPFIEVSAKDDGQKKEVPIYIYTNGVHTDIVMPVKNDLQDWTAKIPFNNTKSKQTDYSYVGIGWGDKGFYLDTPTWADLKFSTAFKAAFWLSESAMHCTYYKEMKEGSDCKKIMISRDQYQKLVQFIENKFDRDEKGNFVLIPTNAVYSDNDAFYDAKGKYSFLDTCNTWANDALKAAGQKAALWTPTDSGIFLHYK from the coding sequence ATGACTGCGAAAAAAATGCTGTTTCTCATTTTAAAAGTTTTAGGAATTGTCGTTGGAATTGTTATTTTATATGCCGCTCTGGGATACTTATTGCCCTTTATAGAAGTGTCGGCGAAGGATGACGGACAGAAAAAAGAAGTCCCGATTTATATTTATACAAACGGGGTTCATACTGATATTGTGATGCCTGTAAAAAACGATTTGCAAGACTGGACTGCAAAAATCCCTTTTAATAATACAAAATCAAAACAAACAGATTACAGCTATGTCGGGATCGGATGGGGCGATAAAGGCTTCTATCTTGATACACCGACCTGGGCAGATCTGAAATTTTCTACGGCTTTTAAAGCGGCATTCTGGTTGAGTGAATCGGCGATGCACTGCACATATTATAAAGAAATGAAGGAGGGTAGCGACTGTAAGAAAATCATGATCAGCAGAGATCAATACCAGAAACTGGTACAATTTATTGAAAATAAATTCGACCGGGATGAAAAGGGCAACTTCGTTTTGATTCCTACCAATGCGGTCTACAGCGATAATGATGCTTTCTACGATGCCAAAGGAAAATACAGTTTTCTCGATACCTGCAACACCTGGGCAAACGACGCCCTGAAAGCTGCGGGACAAAAAGCTGCATTGTGGACGCCTACAGATTCCGGTATATTTTTACATTACAAATAA